The genomic DNA GGTCGACGTCCATCATTGCGCCGAACTCGCCCGTCGCCACCGTAACGCCCTTCTCGCGCAGCAGCGCAACGAAGCGGTCGTACAGGGGAATGGCCGTCTCCGGCCGCGCGGCATCGATGAAGCTCGGACGGCGACCCTTCGCCGCGTCGCCGTAGAGCGTGAACTGCGAAACGACGAGGAGCTCGCCGCCAACGTCGCCAAGCGCGAGGTTCATCTTATCCTCGGCATCAGCGAAGAGGCGAAGCCCGACGACCTTGTCAGCCATCCAGGCAACGCGTGAGTCGTCGTCCGCATGCGTGAAGCCGACAAGCAGTAGAAAGCCGCGGCCGATGTGTCCAGCCTGACGGATCGCACCGCCCTCGCGGATTCGTACTTCGGCGCGGGAGACGCGCTGCAAGAGAACACGCATGAATTCGTCAGGCACCCGGTGCTCAGTTGAGCCAAGATAGCGAGTACGATCGACGGCCGCCGATTGCCCTGTATAGGGTGCTTGCCACGCCCGAACCGCTACGTCACCTTCCTGCTCATGTCGTTACCCAGGCCCGATGCTCGTGGAACCGAGCGAGGCCGCGCGCCGTCATCGCTCTCGCAAACGGTCGATGTGGAGACGCCGGAGCTCGTCGTCTTCTCGTACACGATCGCGGGTGTGGGATCGCGCGCGCTGGCCGCGCTGATCGATACCCTGATCATCTTCGGCATCATCGTCGCAATCATGCTCACGCTCGTCGGGCTCGCACCGTCGGAGTCTGGTTCTGCGGAAAAGTCTGGTGTGTTCGACGCCTGGGCGCTGGCTATCGTGTCGATCGCGATCTTCTGCGTGCTCTGGGGTTATTACATCCTCTTCGAAGGCCTGGCCGACGGACAGACGCCCGGCAAGCGGCTCCTCCGACTGCGCGTCGTTCGTGATGGTGGCTACTCGGTAACGTTCGGCGCGTCGGCAGTCCGGAATCTCATTCGGCTGGTCGACATTCAACCGTTCGGCACGTACGCGGTTGGAATGCTCAGCATCATTTTCTCGAAGCAGGGCAAGCGCCTTGGCGACGTCGTTGCCGGAACGATCGTCGTCCGTGAAGCGCTGGTGAGACAGCTCGCGCCGATCGAAGTCGACGCACCGGCCGAGGCTGCAGCGCCGCTGGAAGCGGCGCTCACCGAGGACGAATTCGTCGTGCTCGAGCGCTTCATGGATCGGCGGACAATGCTCGACGCTGACCGCCGCGTTGCTCTGGCATCCCAATTGGCGATTCGGCTCGCGAGCGCCCTGCCGGCCAACGAAGCCGGGCTCGGCGACGGAAGCGCTGATCTCGGCCGATTGGCTCGGTTGTACGATACCGAGCGCGCGGCCCGCGCCCGCGGCGCCGCCGCGCGCCAGCAGCGTGGTGCGGCTCGCGAGCGCAACGTCCTCGTGGCCACGCGTTCGCCGCGCTGGAACGCGTTCGCCGCGCGCCTGGCCGACGCACAGCGTCGCGGCCTGCGATCGTTCGGCGAGGACGGCGTGCGCGAGTTCGTCTCGGAATACCGGGATCTTGCGTCGGATATGGCGCGCCTGCGTACGGCCGCGCAGGGGCGCGAGACACCGGAACTCTTCTACCTCAGCCGATTACTCGCCGGTGCGCACAATTTGCTCTATCGCGGACGTGCCCTCACGCTGACGGACGTGGTGCGGGTCGTCGCGATCGAAGCGCCCCGGGAGGTCCGGCGCTCCTGGCGCCCGATCCTGCTCGCCGCCGCGCTGCTCTTCGGCCCGGGACTCATCGCCTACGAGGCGGTCGTTAGGCAGCCAGCGGTCGCGTCAACGTTCATCCCGTCCGGGATGCTCGACCGGGCCGAAGAGGGTGTGCGCCGGGCAAAGGAGCACACGGGCTACATACGCGATCCGGAAATCTTCAGGCCGACGATGGCGAGCCAGATCATCAGCAATAACGTGCAGGTGACTTTCGGTGTCTTCGCTGCCGGCATCACCGCGGGGATCGGCACGCTGTTCCTGCTCGTGCTGAACGGCGTCAGCCTCGGCGGCGTGATGGGGTTGTATCAGTCAAAGGGAATCATCAAGCTCATCCTCGCGTTCGTAGCGCCGCACGGCGTGCTCGAGCTGAGTGCGGTGTGTATCGCCGGTGGAGCGGGGTTCCTGCTGGCGGCAGCGCTGCTGTTGCCGGGGCGACGAACACGAAAGCGCGCGCTCGTCGAGAACAGCCAGCGCGCGATTCGCCTCGTCGCGGCCGCGGCGGTGCTGCTGCTCGTCGCCGGCTCGCTCGAGGGCTTCGTGTCGCCGATTCCGACGTGGCCGCTGAGTGCGAAGCTTGCCGTCTCTGGGGCGACATTGGTGCTGCTGGTGTTGTATCTCAGTTCTGGCCGCGAGCGCCCAACCGTGACGATTCCGACCGACGAATCGGCGGATGTGCAGGCGGAATTGTTGTCGTTGGGGTAATCGCGTGGAACGGCCGCTCAGAGCGTGCCGCGCGCCTTGATCTCCAGATACCGGTTCACGACGGCGGCCGTCATCGTGGCGGGCGAGACGTCGAGGACGGTGACGCCCGCGGCGCGCATGCGCTCCAGCGCCTCGGCGCGCGCGGTGATGAGCTCCTCGGCGGCGGCGCTTTCGTAAAGCGTTTGCTCATTTGCCGACGACGGCTTTGCGGCGACGTCGATGGCGTCGTTGCGAAGTGCGACGACGACCACCAGGTGACGTGCCGCACTCCGCGCCACGTGGGCGATGAGCGCCCGCGACGCCCGCGCGTCGATCACGTCCGTGAAGAACACCATGAGTGCACGCCGACGTTGTCGCACCGCGAGAAAACGGAACGCTGCGGCGTAATCGGGCTCGGTGAGGGTGGCCTGCACGGGAACGAGTGCATTTCGCACAGCGCGTAACGCCGGCTGGCCGCGCTGCGCCGGGACGAACGCGCGGACCTCGTCGTCGAAAACCAGCACGCCGACCCGGTCGCCTGCTCCGGCGGCGACATCAGTGAGGACCAACGCCGCGGAAAGCGCGTGTTCGAATCGCGTGAACGTGCCGGCAAGCTGCGTCATGGAACGGCCGGCGTCGATCAGGCAGAACACAGTCTGCGATTGCTCGACAGTGAACTCCCGCGTGATCGTCTTCGCTCGACGCGCGGTCGCTTTCCAGTCGATGTGCCGCGGATCGTCGCCGACCACGTACTCGCGGAGGTTCGCGAAGCTGCGCCCCTCCCCGTGTCGCCTAACGGCGCGAACACCGGCCTCGTACAGGCGATGCTGAATCGCCAATAGCCGGAAGCGGCGAACGCTCGCCACCGATGGCGTGACGAGGATCGAGTCGTCAGGAAGCCAGCGCAGCCGGCGTGCCATCAAACCGACGCGCGTGCGCACGCGCAGGGCGATCGGGCCTAATGCGAACCGCCCGCGAACCGCGCCAGCAATCGGCACGGTGAGCCGGGTGGATCCTCGTGCCGGCACGTCGAGCTCGTGAGTGACGGCGCCTCCCGCGACACCAACTGGAAGGTCGTCTTCGAGACGTGCCCGCAACGGCATGCCCCAGCGCGAGCGGACCACATACTCCCCCTCGAGATGATCGCCGATCCCGACACTCGACGGCAGCGTGCGCTCGACGGCAATGTCGTTGAAGGATGGTAGTGCGATCGCGTCGACGACGACCGCGAGGAAAAGCGCCACCGCGGTCACGAGAATGCTGACCCGGCCGATCGTTCCCGGGATGAGCCAGAGCGGTGCGAGCACCGCGACGATCAGGGCGAGCCGAGGCTCCGGAGTGAGCTGCAGCAGCAGCGGCCGCACCGTCAGCCACTCATTGGGGCGCAGGCACCCGCGATACCAAGGCGCCGAGCACGTCGTCTGGCGTCCGGCCTTCGACCTCGAGCTCCGGCGCCAGCGTGATCCGGTGCCGCAACACGCTCGCGACGCGCCCTTTGACGTCGTCCGGCACGACGTAATCTCGGGCCTCGAGCACGGCGCCGGCGCGTGCCGCGCGCATGAGAGCGACTGATGCGCGCGGCGAGGCGCCTAACGAAATCGACGTCTCACCACGGGTGGCGCGCGTGATGGCTGCGATATACTGTCGAACTTCGGGCGCGACTTTCACCCCGTCGACGAGCGTGCGAATCTGATGGGCAGCCCCGTCGCCAACCACCGTTGGCACGATGACGTCGGTGGCTCGCTCGGGATCGAAACCGGCCTCATGCTGCGCCAGCATCGCCAGCTCTGCTTCGGCCGACGGATATCCCATCACCGTCTTGAGGAGGAACCGATCGAGCTGCGCCTCAGGAAGCGGATACGTGCCCTCGTGCTCCACCGGGTTCTGCGTTGCAAAAACTGTAAACAGGGAATCGAGTGGCCGCGTGCATCCGTCGACGGTGACCTGGCGCTCCGCCATCGCCTCGAGCAGCGCCGCCTGCGTCTTGGCGGGCGCGCGATTGATCTCATCGGCGAGCAGGACGTCGGTGAATACCGGTCCAGGGTGAAACTCGAATCCCTTTGCTGGATCGCGCAACATGCTCACACCGGTGACGTCCGACGGCATGAGGTCGGGCGTGAATTGAATGCGCGCGAACTTGAGGCCAAGCGCTGCCGAGAGCGTACGAACGAGCAGCGTTTTGGCAGTGCCGGGAACGCCCTCGATGAGCAGATGGCCGCGTGCGAGAAACGCAACGAGCGCGTCTTCGATTGCCGCGTCCTGGCCAACGATGCGCGATGCCACTGCTTCGCGGACGCGCGCGAGGAGCGCCGCGCCCTCCTCGCGTGCCGCTGGTACCGGCGCGGCTCCATGGTCCGATGTGACGGTCATCTCCGCTGAGTGAGAAGTGATTCTTCGATGCGCTCGAGCGCGCCGCCCACAGCTTCGAAATCTCGTTTGCCAAGGGGGTCGGAGAGCGCGCGGCGAATGAGGGCCACCTCGTCGGCGAGCCCCGGCACCTTCGCGGCCTCCTCGAGAAAACGCGCGTCGCCCTCGGTTGCCGTTAGGCGCGCGTCGCCGCGAACACTGCGCTCGACGCGCCGACGCACGCCTCGCAAGAGACGTGAGGTCGCCGTCCGCGTGGCACCAACCCGGCTGTACGCTTGCGCCAGGGCTGTCACGTGCTCCAGGGGCGACCGGCGCTCGATGCGTTCCACGTTACGCGCCGGCAGCGTTCGCGGACCGAGAGCGAGAAGGAGTACCAATCCGCCAAGCAACGCCTGGAGAAGCATGTGTCCCGAGGCAGCCCGGGAGAGATAGCCAAAGATCGCGCGCACGGTGCCGGGATGCGCGCCGAAACCCTGATGATACTCATCGAACACGAGCGAATCGCGATGTGGTAGGCCCGCCGCGACGTACTCGAGCATGCGTACAGCAACCACGTCGATACCCCATCGACACACGCGCAGAACGTCGTTGCGCAGCAGATCGGGATCGGAGATCACGACGACTCGGCCGCGTCCTTCGGGGTATCCCGCGGCGGCCACGGAGGAAGTCTTCGACGTCGAGTCACTCCGCCGCCCTTCCGGAGCCGAGCGGGCGAAGATGACCGTGCGGGGCGGCCGCGGACCACTCCACGCCAACCGATAGAGCCGCACCGTCTGGTCCGGCCACAGAGCGAGTGCTCCGCCGTTAGGCGCTGTGTTCGAACACGCGTCGCTCGTGGACGGCTCCTCGTCGTCGGCCTTCCTGCTGTCGCTTGCCGAGTGAGCGTACCGCCGCGCCCTCAACGTGTCCGTCGCGGTGTTGCCGTCTGGTGCCTCGGCCGTTCCGGCGTCGGTCGGTTCGTAGATGCCTCCGGATAGGCCAAGTTTCAGATGCAAGGAATCGTCGAGCGCGGAGTGACCACTCATGACGTAGAGCAGGCCCGCACCGGCGCGAACACGCTCGAGTAGATGGTGCGCTTCGAGTGCACCCAGGGGCTGTGCGGGATCGAGAACGGCAACGACGGTGCCCGGACCGGCCTCTACCATACCGTCGGTCGTCCACCGCACGACATGCCAGCCCAGTCGGGAGCCAAGCTCGTAGAGCAGCCGCGCGCCCTGTGCCTCCGCCGAATAGGTAGTTAGGCGGGAATCGCCGCCGCGGCCGGTGACCATCTCTGGTGTGAGCAACGCCGCGACGACGATTAGCGTCAGGACCGCGGCGAGCGCGATCCATCGACGTCTGCGGCGCTGCCGCAGTGACTGCCCGGCGGCGTTGACGTTAGGCACGATGGGCGGCGTCACGCGGCGCGCTCGGTATCGCGCAGGCTCAGGACCGCCCGCGCTTCATCGAGGAGTGCGGCATACTCCGCGGCGTCGCACGTTCCCGTGCCGTAAATGATGCGATCATAGCGGCGACCGAACTGCCGGAAGGGCGCGTGAGCGCCGGCGCCGCGACGTCGCAGCTCACGCGCATAATCTCCGCTCGTCTTCGAATCGTGCAGCCGCACGAGTCCCTTCACGGCGAGCATCGAGGTCGTGGCGCGGTACAGGGCATGCGCGGCCTCGGTGAATTGGCCCGTCGCGGCCAAATCTTCCGCCGAGCGCCAGGGATCGGACGCCGTCGTCGCGCGCCCGCGAGCGGGCATCGATGTGCCGTCAGGAGTGGCGCGCAGTCGCGCGGCGTACAGGACGCGCGCCACAACAAGGATCACGACGACCGCCACGGCGATCGTCGCGATGAATCTGCCGTGCGGAATGCCGCCGAACCCGCCGAAGAGTCTCGAGAACGTATCGCCGATCCACTGGAGCATGCGGTCGAACAGCGATCGTGTGAGTTGGCGACGATACGGGGCTTGCTTCACGATCGCAGCCACGGTGTCGTGAATCGCCGCGCGAGGCCACACCGTCGCGAAGGGCACCTGTGGCGCGATCATCGAAGCGACGCGCTCCCTCGCTGCCTCAGGTGGGACTCGTGGCCGACGGCGCTCCCAGTGCGCCGGTCATGACCTCGATGTCGAACCCCTCCGCACGGATTCGCGCGTCGTAGTAGAGGATCATCTGCGTGATGCCCACGAGCGGATAAGCCACAACGGTGTAAACCGTTTGCAGAACGACGCTCACCGTGGTGCTGCCGACGATCCCCGCGATCACCGTTACGGCAGACGAGAGCATCACGAAAATCACGAAGATCAGCGTGAGCGTGAGCAGGATATGCCCTTTGCGATTCTTCGAGAGCACCCCTGACCGCGCAAATGCCTCGACGACGCCCCGGTTTTCGAGAACGATCAACTGATAGATGGCAAAGAAGCGGGCCAACGCGTAGAAAATCCACACCATCGCGATCACGACGCCGAGGAAAATCAGCAAACCGTTGTTCAGTCGGAGGCCGATGATCGCGGGTAGGAATCCGAGCACAAAAACGAGACCATACAAGAACGCTGCCCCGATCAGGCGAGGGACCAGCTTCACGACGTCGCGAATCACCTCAGCGAGCCCCGTGGGCCGTTCGAGATACACGTCCGACGAGAAACGACTCAACACCGCGGACATCAGCGAATATGCAAAAATGCTGACGATCACGACGACGATTGACCCGCTCACCGTCGCATTGAACGCGGCGGCGGAGCCGAGCGTCATGCCGCGCATGAAAATCAGTTGGGCGACGACGAGCGGGGCATAGGCGATGCCGGCAACGAGCACGTACTCGAGTGCGTCGCGCTTGTACAACTGAAACGCTGCATCGACGATCTCGGTGACTGACCGTGCGCGGAGTCGAAGGTCGGACATGGGCGGCGGAGGAGGAAGTCCAGCGTGCGCGACGGGGTGGCCTGAAAATGACGCAGACCACCCGGCTGGGCTAGGCGTCTCCCCAGACTTCTATTCGACTGTGACGGACTTCGCGAGGTTACGCGGCTGGTCGACGTTGAGCCCGCGTTTCACGGCTACGTAGTACGCAAGCAGCTGCAGCGGAATCACGGACAGAATCGGGTAGAGCATGTCTTCTGTCTGCGGAATCCGGATCTCGTAATCGATCAGCTTCTCCAACACGTCCTCCCGCTGGCTCGTGATGGCGATGACCTTGCCGCCGCGCGCTTTCACCTCCTGGATGTTCGATACAATCTTGTCGAACACCGAATCGTGAGGCGCCACGAACACAACCGGCATGTTCTCGTCGATGAGCGCGATCGGTCCGTGTTTCATTTCCGCCGCGGGGTAGCCCTCGGCGTGGATGTAGCTGATCTCCTTGAGCTTCAACGCGCCCTCGAGCGCGACGGGGAAATTGTACCCGCGGCCGAGATACAGGAAATTGGTCGCATTCTTGAATTGCTCGGCGAGCGCTTCGATCTCACCGGCACGATCGAGAATCGATTGGATCTGTTCAGGAAGCCGTAGCATCGCCTGTGCGATCTGGCGGCCTTTTACGACCGACATCTCGCGCAGACGGCCGAGCTTCAACGTCAGAAGCGCAAGGGCAATGACCTGGCTCGTGAATGCTTTCGTCGAGGCGACGCCGATCTCCGGGCCTGCGTGGAGATAGATGCCGCCGTCGTCCTCGCGCGCCATCGTCGAGCCGACGACGTTCACCAGACCCAGCGTGCGCGCCCCTCGCCGCTTTGCTTCTCGCATCGCGGCGAGCGTGTCGGCCGTCTCCCCAGACTGCGAGATCACGATACACAATGTGTTCTTCGTAACGAGCGGGTTGCGATAGCGGAACTCCGACGCGTACTCGACTTCCACGGGAATACGCGCCAGCTCCTCGATGTACAGCTCGCCAATGAGACCCGAGTGCCAGCTCGTCCCGCACGCCGTGATGATGATGCGGTCGAGATCGAGCATCTGCTGACGCGTGAGATTCAGTCCGCCGAGCTTCGAGAATCCTTCGTCGACGACGAGGCGACCGCGCATCGTATTCTGGATCGTCGTCGGCTGCTCAAAGATCTCCTTCAGCATGAAGTGATCGAAGCCGCCTTTCTCGATCTGATCCAGATCCCAATCGATCCGGCTCACGCCCTTCCGCACGCGCCGCGCATTGAGATCGAGCACCTCGTAGCCGTCGCGCGTCAGCACACCCATCTCGCCGTCGTCGAGATAGACGACCTGCCGCGTGTGCTGGAGAATTGCCGCGACGTCGCTGGCGACATAGAACTCGCCCTCGCCAAGGCCGAGGAGAAGCGGGCTGCCTTTGCGCGCCGCGACGATCTTGTCCGGATCGCGGCTCGAGATCACGGCAATGCCGTAGGTGCCCTCCACGAGATGCAGCGCGTCGATGACGGCGTCCTCGAGGGGATCATCGTCCATCGCCGCCTCGATGAGGTGAGCGAGCACCTCGGTGTCCGTTTCCGACTGGAACGTGTGCCCCTGCTGGATGAGCATCTGCCGCAATGCGCCGTAGTTCTCGATGATCCCGTTGTGGACGACGGCGATCGTGTTCGTGCAATCGTGCTGTGGATGCGCGTTGCACTCGTTAGGCGCGCCGTGCGTCGCCCACCGCGTATGCGCAATGCCCATCGAGCCGTGCACGGGTGTCTCTCGCACAACGGCTTCGAGCATCGAGATCTTTCCCTTTGCCTTGCGCATCTCGAGGCCCGCGCCATTCATCGTCGCGATGCCCGCGGAGTCGTAGCCGCGATATTCGAGGCGCTTCAGCCCCTCGATCAATAACGGTGTCGCGGTCTTCGGTCCGATGTAGCCGACGATTCCACACATGGAACAAAACTCCTCATGAGAACGATGAACTCTTTTCGAGGCTCGGGTCTGGACCCTAGGCCCTCACTTCAACTTCTCCAACGGCTCTCTCGCCCGCGACACCAGCTCATTCGCCTCCCGTGCCGTCGGCGCCTCGGCAATCACCCGCACGATCGGTTCGGTTCCGGACGGTCGCACATGCAGCCATCGATCCGACCATCCCAGCCGCAGCCCGTCTTGCGTATCGGCACTCGCATCCGAAAAGGCTTGACGTAACGCCGCATAAACGGAATCGAGACTCGCCGCCGGCCGATCCAGTTTGTCTTTGACGATCACGTACCGCGGCAGGTCCCCCACTATTGACGACAACGACCTGTTCTCTTCGTGCATGAGTTGCAGCGTCAACGCAGCACCGACTGGTGCGTCGCGACCCAGATGCACTTCTCGCAAAATCACCCCCCCATTCCCCTCGCCACCGATCGGAGCACCCTCGTCGCGCATGCGAATCGCGACGTTGATTTCGCCCACTGGAGCTCGCACGACTTCGGCTCCCGCCGTGCTCGCCGCGTCGTCTACTACCCGGCTCGTCGAGAGATTGGTGACTACCCTGCCGTGTCTGTGCCGGAGCACGACCCGCGCGGCGAGCGCGAGCGTGTAATCCTCACCCACCGCCCGCCCCAAGTCCGAAACGAGGGCTAGCCGATCGACATCCGGATCGACCGCAAACCCTACCGCGGCACCGCTCTCGAGCACGACCCGTTCCAGTTCACCGAGGTTCTCCGCGACTGGCTCAGGAGGACGCGGGAACCGTCCATCGGGCTCCAAATTGATCGCCGTGACCTCACATCCCAGCCGCTCGAGAAGAGCCGGCATGATGACCTTTCCGGCGCCGCGAACGCAGTCGAGCGCGACCTTGAAGCGCCTCGCGCGAATGCCCTGCACGTCGAGATAGGGAATCGAAAGGACACGGTCGAGGTGTCGCTCGGCCGCACGCTCGTCGAGTGTCACCTGCCCGAGGTGATCCCAGGTCGCGCGTGGAATGCCGCTCTCCACCAGCGCCCGCATCTCGGCTCCCTCGTGCGCCTCCAGGAAAAGTCCTGACGATCCGATGAACTTGAGCGCGTTCCACTCGATCGGGTTATGGCTGGCCGAAATCATTAGGCCGCCGGACGCGTGCAGGTCTTCGACGGCGAGCTGACACGTCGGGGTGGTCGTAAGGCCGATATCGATCACGCCACAGCCCACCGACTGTAGCGCCCCGACGGCCACACGATGGAACATCGGCCCGGAGACGCGGCTGTCGCGTCCCACGACGATCCGGCCATCCGCCTTCGGCCGACGAGCCGACCACGCTCCGAAACCTGCCGCAAAGCGCGCGATGACTTCGGGCGTCAGCGCCTCGCCGACGCGACCCCGAATTCCCGACACGCTGACCATCAAACCGTCGTTATCCGACATGCGAGAGTGCGTCCGTG from Gemmatimonadaceae bacterium includes the following:
- the dtd gene encoding D-aminoacyl-tRNA deacylase codes for the protein MPDEFMRVLLQRVSRAEVRIREGGAIRQAGHIGRGFLLLVGFTHADDDSRVAWMADKVVGLRLFADAEDKMNLALGDVGGELLVVSQFTLYGDAAKGRRPSFIDAARPETAIPLYDRFVALLREKGVTVATGEFGAMMDVDLVNDGPVTLWLER
- a CDS encoding stage II sporulation protein M, producing MPRPNRYVTFLLMSLPRPDARGTERGRAPSSLSQTVDVETPELVVFSYTIAGVGSRALAALIDTLIIFGIIVAIMLTLVGLAPSESGSAEKSGVFDAWALAIVSIAIFCVLWGYYILFEGLADGQTPGKRLLRLRVVRDGGYSVTFGASAVRNLIRLVDIQPFGTYAVGMLSIIFSKQGKRLGDVVAGTIVVREALVRQLAPIEVDAPAEAAAPLEAALTEDEFVVLERFMDRRTMLDADRRVALASQLAIRLASALPANEAGLGDGSADLGRLARLYDTERAARARGAAARQQRGAARERNVLVATRSPRWNAFAARLADAQRRGLRSFGEDGVREFVSEYRDLASDMARLRTAAQGRETPELFYLSRLLAGAHNLLYRGRALTLTDVVRVVAIEAPREVRRSWRPILLAAALLFGPGLIAYEAVVRQPAVASTFIPSGMLDRAEEGVRRAKEHTGYIRDPEIFRPTMASQIISNNVQVTFGVFAAGITAGIGTLFLLVLNGVSLGGVMGLYQSKGIIKLILAFVAPHGVLELSAVCIAGGAGFLLAAALLLPGRRTRKRALVENSQRAIRLVAAAAVLLLVAGSLEGFVSPIPTWPLSAKLAVSGATLVLLVLYLSSGRERPTVTIPTDESADVQAELLSLG
- a CDS encoding DUF58 domain-containing protein, encoding MRPLLLQLTPEPRLALIVAVLAPLWLIPGTIGRVSILVTAVALFLAVVVDAIALPSFNDIAVERTLPSSVGIGDHLEGEYVVRSRWGMPLRARLEDDLPVGVAGGAVTHELDVPARGSTRLTVPIAGAVRGRFALGPIALRVRTRVGLMARRLRWLPDDSILVTPSVASVRRFRLLAIQHRLYEAGVRAVRRHGEGRSFANLREYVVGDDPRHIDWKATARRAKTITREFTVEQSQTVFCLIDAGRSMTQLAGTFTRFEHALSAALVLTDVAAGAGDRVGVLVFDDEVRAFVPAQRGQPALRAVRNALVPVQATLTEPDYAAAFRFLAVRQRRRALMVFFTDVIDARASRALIAHVARSAARHLVVVVALRNDAIDVAAKPSSANEQTLYESAAAEELITARAEALERMRAAGVTVLDVSPATMTAAVVNRYLEIKARGTL
- a CDS encoding MoxR family ATPase encodes the protein MTVTSDHGAAPVPAAREEGAALLARVREAVASRIVGQDAAIEDALVAFLARGHLLIEGVPGTAKTLLVRTLSAALGLKFARIQFTPDLMPSDVTGVSMLRDPAKGFEFHPGPVFTDVLLADEINRAPAKTQAALLEAMAERQVTVDGCTRPLDSLFTVFATQNPVEHEGTYPLPEAQLDRFLLKTVMGYPSAEAELAMLAQHEAGFDPERATDVIVPTVVGDGAAHQIRTLVDGVKVAPEVRQYIAAITRATRGETSISLGASPRASVALMRAARAGAVLEARDYVVPDDVKGRVASVLRHRITLAPELEVEGRTPDDVLGALVSRVPAPQ
- a CDS encoding DUF4350 domain-containing protein, with amino-acid sequence MTPPIVPNVNAAGQSLRQRRRRRWIALAAVLTLIVVAALLTPEMVTGRGGDSRLTTYSAEAQGARLLYELGSRLGWHVVRWTTDGMVEAGPGTVVAVLDPAQPLGALEAHHLLERVRAGAGLLYVMSGHSALDDSLHLKLGLSGGIYEPTDAGTAEAPDGNTATDTLRARRYAHSASDSRKADDEEPSTSDACSNTAPNGGALALWPDQTVRLYRLAWSGPRPPRTVIFARSAPEGRRSDSTSKTSSVAAAGYPEGRGRVVVISDPDLLRNDVLRVCRWGIDVVAVRMLEYVAAGLPHRDSLVFDEYHQGFGAHPGTVRAIFGYLSRAASGHMLLQALLGGLVLLLALGPRTLPARNVERIERRSPLEHVTALAQAYSRVGATRTATSRLLRGVRRRVERSVRGDARLTATEGDARFLEEAAKVPGLADEVALIRRALSDPLGKRDFEAVGGALERIEESLLTQRR
- a CDS encoding DUF4129 domain-containing protein yields the protein MIAPQVPFATVWPRAAIHDTVAAIVKQAPYRRQLTRSLFDRMLQWIGDTFSRLFGGFGGIPHGRFIATIAVAVVVILVVARVLYAARLRATPDGTSMPARGRATTASDPWRSAEDLAATGQFTEAAHALYRATTSMLAVKGLVRLHDSKTSGDYARELRRRGAGAHAPFRQFGRRYDRIIYGTGTCDAAEYAALLDEARAVLSLRDTERAA
- the glmS gene encoding glutamine--fructose-6-phosphate transaminase (isomerizing), with protein sequence MCGIVGYIGPKTATPLLIEGLKRLEYRGYDSAGIATMNGAGLEMRKAKGKISMLEAVVRETPVHGSMGIAHTRWATHGAPNECNAHPQHDCTNTIAVVHNGIIENYGALRQMLIQQGHTFQSETDTEVLAHLIEAAMDDDPLEDAVIDALHLVEGTYGIAVISSRDPDKIVAARKGSPLLLGLGEGEFYVASDVAAILQHTRQVVYLDDGEMGVLTRDGYEVLDLNARRVRKGVSRIDWDLDQIEKGGFDHFMLKEIFEQPTTIQNTMRGRLVVDEGFSKLGGLNLTRQQMLDLDRIIITACGTSWHSGLIGELYIEELARIPVEVEYASEFRYRNPLVTKNTLCIVISQSGETADTLAAMREAKRRGARTLGLVNVVGSTMAREDDGGIYLHAGPEIGVASTKAFTSQVIALALLTLKLGRLREMSVVKGRQIAQAMLRLPEQIQSILDRAGEIEALAEQFKNATNFLYLGRGYNFPVALEGALKLKEISYIHAEGYPAAEMKHGPIALIDENMPVVFVAPHDSVFDKIVSNIQEVKARGGKVIAITSQREDVLEKLIDYEIRIPQTEDMLYPILSVIPLQLLAYYVAVKRGLNVDQPRNLAKSVTVE
- the glmM gene encoding phosphoglucosamine mutase; this encodes MSDNDGLMVSVSGIRGRVGEALTPEVIARFAAGFGAWSARRPKADGRIVVGRDSRVSGPMFHRVAVGALQSVGCGVIDIGLTTTPTCQLAVEDLHASGGLMISASHNPIEWNALKFIGSSGLFLEAHEGAEMRALVESGIPRATWDHLGQVTLDERAAERHLDRVLSIPYLDVQGIRARRFKVALDCVRGAGKVIMPALLERLGCEVTAINLEPDGRFPRPPEPVAENLGELERVVLESGAAVGFAVDPDVDRLALVSDLGRAVGEDYTLALAARVVLRHRHGRVVTNLSTSRVVDDAASTAGAEVVRAPVGEINVAIRMRDEGAPIGGEGNGGVILREVHLGRDAPVGAALTLQLMHEENRSLSSIVGDLPRYVIVKDKLDRPAASLDSVYAALRQAFSDASADTQDGLRLGWSDRWLHVRPSGTEPIVRVIAEAPTAREANELVSRAREPLEKLK